A window from Chrysemys picta bellii isolate R12L10 chromosome 20, ASM1138683v2, whole genome shotgun sequence encodes these proteins:
- the LOC101932672 gene encoding interferon-inducible GTPase 5-like, with protein sequence MAGRLSRTEIEELQAVVETGNLMAAAAKLQEKLKSLENTPLDIAITGPSGSGKSSFVNAILGLHDDDEGAAETGVTQKTMKPNAYPHPKLSSVTIWDLPGIGTPNFQPDKYLKQVHFNNYDFFIIMASERFTSHHTNLAQEIQKMGKRFYYVRSKVDADLNAERRKRHFSKEKTLHKIREDCIENLRAVGEASPQVFLLCNWELADYDFQLLQETLENELDAQKRHVFILAMPNISAKILEKKKAALQKHIWEAAIVSCVVGAVPVPGPSFVCNVALLVSHMILYSVAFGLDDESLTRLAEQVDKPVAELKSAIKKSPLASEITHNFAQTLLSRSACGALMVAEFLLKFIPALGSLAGGGISLVTTGYMLKNFLDEAAEDAQKVLAKALEPKAKEFK encoded by the coding sequence ATGGCTGGTAGACTCTCCAGAACAGAAATAGAAGAACTACAGGCCGTAGTTGAGACAGGAAACCTCATGGCAGCAGCTGCTAAACTTCAGGAGAAGCTAAAGTCATTAGAAAACACCCCACTGGATATCGCCATCACAGGACCATCAGGTTCAGGGAAATCATCCTTCGTCAATGCCATCCTGGGCCtgcatgatgatgatgaaggtGCTGCTGAGACTGGAGTAACCCAAAAAACGATGAAGCCAAATGCTtacccacaccccaaactctcaAGTGTAACAATATGGGACCTGCCAGGAATTGGGACACCGAACTTTCAGCCAGACAAATACCTCAAGCAGGTACATTTCAACAACTATGACTTCTTCATCATCATGGCCTCAGAGCGCTTCACTTCCCACCACACCAACCTCGCCCAGGAGATTCAGAAGATGGGGAAGAGGTTTTACTACGTGCGCTCCAAAGTGGATGCTGATTTGAATGCTGAAAGAAGGAAGAGGCATTTCAGCAAGGAGAAAACCCTGCATAAGATAAGGGAGGACTGCATAGAGAACCTGAGAGCAGTGGGTGAGGCCTCCCCACAGGTTTTCCTGCTTTGCAACTGGGAACTGGCTGACTACGATTTCCAGCTCCTGCAGGAGACACTGGAGAATGAGCTGGATGCGCAGAAGAGACACGTGTTCATCCTGGCCATGCCCAACATCTCGGCAAAGATCCTGGAGAAGAAAAAGGCTGCACTGCAGAAGCATATTTGGGAAGCGGCCATCGTGTCATGTGTTGTCGGTGCTGTTCCTGTTCCAGGCCCCTCTTTCGTCTGTAATGTAGCCCTCTTGGTGTCTCACATGATTCTTTACAGTGTGGCCTTTGGCTTGGATGACGAGTCTCTCACTAGACTGGCTGAGCAGGTTGACAAGCCCGTTGCAGAGCTGAAATCGGCTATCAAAAAGTCTCCACTGGCCTCAGAAATAACACACAACTTTGCACAGACTCTGCTTTCCAGATCTGCATGTGGTGCACTGATGGTAGCTGAATTTCTTCTGAAGTTTATCCCTGCCCTTGGCTCACTAGCCGGCGGAGGAATTTCTCTTGTGACCACAGGCTACATGCTAAAGAACTTTCTGgatgaggctgcagaagatgctcaGAAAGTTCTGGCCAAGGCTCTTGAACCCAAAGCTAAAGAGTTCAAATAA